The Synechococcus sp. BL107 nucleotide sequence TCCAACGGAATCGGCCCCTTGCAACACGCAACTTGGATACTTCCAAGTAATGGCTGAGCCGGTTTCCACCTGCGTCCAACTAATTCGACTGCGCGCACCACGGCATTGGCCACGTTTGGTGACGAAGTTGTAAATACCGCCGACGCCATTCTCATCTCCGGCATACCAGTTTTGAACCGTTGAATATTTGATTGATGCGTCGTCTAAAACCACAAGTTCAACCACCGCAGCATGCAGCTGGTTCGTATCAAACATTGGGGCAGTGCAGCCCTCGAGGTAGCTCACGGAGGCGCCTTCTTCCGCCACGATCAAGGTGCGTTCAAATTGCCCGGTATCGCCTGAATTGATTCGGAAATAAGTGGACAGCTCCATGGGGCATTCGACGCCCTTCGGAATGAACACGAACGAACCATCACTAAACACAGCAGAATTCAGTGCTGCAAAGTAATTGTCGTTACTTGCCACGACTGAGCCGAGGTATTTCTCAATCAACTCGGGATGATCTTTAACAGCCTCAGTGAAGGAGCAGAACACGACTCCGTGCTCCGCCAATTTTTCTTTATAAGTGGTGGCGATGGACACACTGTCGAACACCGCATCAACAGCCACGTTGCTTAAACGTTTCTGCTCACTCAGGGGGATTCCAAGCTTGTCGAAGGTTTCAAGCAGCTTGGGATCAACTTCATCAAGACTTGCTTTTTTAGCCTGTTGTTTTGGCGCTGCGTAATAGATGATGTCTTGATAATCAATCGCTTCATAGCCCAAGGCAGCCCAATCGGGCTCTTCCAAGGTGAGCCAATGGCGAAAGGCTTTTAATCGAAAATTTAGGAGAAATTCCGGCTCATCTTTTTTGGATGAAATAAGCCGCACAACCTCCTCACTGAGACCCTTATCGATCTTGTCGGTCTCGATTTCTGTCACGAAGCCGTACTTGTACGGCTGACTGACGAGATCGCGTGTGGAGGTGCTGGTCATTCAGGTTCAGCCTGCGGTTGCTTGGATCGTTTCTGTCGTGATGGTCTGGGTTTTCTCAGGGCATGCGAAAGGGTTGTCTTCCGTCAGGAACAACATGCAATGGCACTCTTTTCGCTCGCGCATCGGAACACAGGGGCAATTCCAAAACGCTTGGGAAACCTCAGCCTCTTTGTCCTCGTAATGACGACACGGGCATAGAGCACCACCGAGGTCGTCCTTATGACGAGCGAGTCCCTTCAAGACGACTGACGTAACACTTGGCTCGGCACAAAAGTAAGTACCAGTGCGCTTGGCGTAGGTCTCAGCGAATTTGCGGATGACCTCAAGACTTTCAGCTGTCGGCTCTTGAGCGGTGTCGGACATGGAGAGAACAGCGAATTACGAAACCCCACGGTTTCCTTATGAGCAGCCTAATCCAGAAGGCAGCTCATTGGCGGGGAAACCATTGTGACTGTCAATGGGATCGATTCACTGTCATGGTGTGGGGGATTACGGCTCCTCATGAGCGCTTCGGCCCAGCCCAGCACCCGCGACGCCGTGCTCGCCCTGCTCCTTGAGCGCGGCGAGATGGACGCCTGCGACCTCGCGGAAACGCAGCAGATTTCCGTGCAAGCGATGCGCCGCCATCTCCGCGCCCTCGCCGACGATGGACTCGTCGCCTCCAGCACGAGCTCCAACGGGCCTGGACGCCCCAGCAATCGCTGGTTTCTGACCGAAGGAGGACGCGAACGATTCCCCGATGGGAGCGGGGGGTTTGCCTTGGGGCTGCTCGATTCACTGCGGTCCAGCCTTCCGGAAGATGCGTTTCAAGAGCTCTTGAAACGCCAAGCGGAAGGGAAAGCACAGCAGTACCGCCTCCAACTCGGCGATGCTCCTCTTGAAAATCGACTCCATCAACTCGCTCGCCTACGTCGCGAAGAGGGCTATGTGACGGTCTGCAGCCTCGATGAAGACGGCCACAGCTGGAACCTCCAAGAGGCGCACTGCTCGGTTCAGCGCATTGCCGAAGAATTCCCGACCATCTGCGACCAGGAGCTTCTTCTCATCCGCCGTACCGTTCCGGACTGCCAAGTGGAACGGGTGCACTGGCGTCTCGAGGGCGGACACACCTGTGGTTTTCGGATTACGCCGATCGAAATCCCATGAACATTGATGCTGAAACGATCGCGCGCATCGATGCCACGTTGCTCCCGCAGCTCGATCGCCACCATTTGCGGTTGCTGGCCCATTGCCTCGCAAGTTTTCGCATGATGGCTCCCGACTTGGATGGAGCTCTGCCGAACGCTGCCCTGCGACGGCAGTGGTGCGAGCAACAGCCTGTCGTGGCCGATGATCCCCAATTTTTAGTCTTGCTTCTCAATCAGCTCAACAACGCAGCGGACCAGCTCGAGGAAATGGCCGACGACTGCAGCAAAGCCCCCCTTGAGCTCAGCCTCGATGACCTCATCGCCGCAGCGGAACGTCGCTGTCGCGTCTAGCCAGCACCAGCAAACTGCCATCATCAGCGCAGTGAAGCCGCGACGATGACCCTCGAGATCCCCGACGCCCTCAGTTTTTTCCGCCTGAGCTGCGGACGTTGGATGTCTCAACGCAGCCAGCATCACTTACTGCACCGCCGAGCTGAGGCCGGTGCATCCTTCATCGTTGTGGAGGAACTGTTCAAAGGCGATGAGCGGCTTGCGGACATCGCAACCCGTAACGGAGAAGATGTGAGCCGGATTGTCGGAGGCTGCTGGGTTCGCTGGAGCGGTTCCATGGCCTGGGATCGGGCCGGAGAATCCCATGAAGACCAAACCATGTTCGGACTGATCCCGAGCGATGACGCTGGTCGCCAAGGCTTGCTACTGCGCGATCGGGGCTATGCCGAAAAAGCACCCGTTGCTGGCCAATTCCGCATGGATGACGAAAACGGACTGATCCTGACAACGGACTACGAAATGATGAGTTCCTTGGAACGCTTTTGGTTTGCCGGGCCCAACCTTCGGCTGCGGACCAGCACCGTCCAAGGGCTATCGAACAACGCATCCTTCTGTATGGAGACTCGCCAACTGGACGATTCGCCGGCCAAAACCTCGAGAATTGCCGCTGCCGCGACCGAGCTCGCCCCATTTGGCTGGTAAGTATTAGTACTTACCCGAACTATTACGGGTTGTGATCGCTGCCAGAGCAGTAGTCAAGGAAACCGGCGCCCCCCTTACGATCGGCCTCAGTGGATGTTGAAGCTCGAGTGGCCATTCCTCTTCTGGAGTACGCACCGATCACCCAGAACTCCTTGAGAACTGGCGTGCCGAACATTCGAGTCGGATCCGACGAAGGCCCCCGGGCCTACTCCTTCGAGATTGCCGATGACCGGGACAACCTGGACACGGTGATTGAAAGCGCCTACCGCCAGATTTATTTCCACGCGTTTAAATCCGATCGAGACGCCAACCTCGAGTCCCAGCTCAAAGACGGCCAAATCACGGTTCGTGACTTCATCCGTGGCCTGCTGCTCTCCGACACCTTTAAACGCAGCTTCTACGGATTCAACAGTAATTACAAAGTGGTTCGTCACCTGACGGAGCGGATCCTGGGCCGCAAGGTGAACGGCAAAGGCGAAGAGCTGTCTTGGTCCATCGTGATTGCAACCAAAGGCCTTGTTGGCCTGGTGGACGTTTTGTTGGACAGCCAGGAATACCTTGACGCCTTTGGATACGACACCGTTCCTTTCCAGCGCAACCGAGTTCTGCCGGGACGTGCCCTCGGTGAAACCCCCTTCAACATCACCAGCCCTCGCTACGACGAGTACTACCGCGGCATCCTCGGATTCCCACAGGTTGTGTTCATGGGAGGCCCCGGCAAAAAGCTCCCAGCGCGGGCCAAAATCAAACGTGGCGGAGCCCCAAGCGACTACCTGGAGTGGCTCAAGGATCTGCCCCTTCCGAACACCCGTGGCAACGTCAGCAGCACAGAAATGGATTACATGGCCAAAGTTCCTTTCCGCAGCATTGGCCGCTGAAGACGGACTCAAATCCAATGGCACAGCGGGGCTTCAGCTCCGCTTTTTTTATGGCTCTGACTGTGATCCCCAAGAATTGGAGTCAGCATCCACTGACCAGTGGCGATGGCGACGGTTGAAACGGAAATTTTGGGGTCACACTGATCCCGAACTAAACCTGGAGCTTTGGACGTGTCCCCAACTATTTCATCACTGGCACGTCTGACCCTTCGTCAATTGCGTCAAATCGCCAGTGACTTAGGGGTACCGCTCTACAGCCGTAAAAGCAAAGAAACCCTCGTCGATGAGGTGGCGGTCCGCCAAGAAAAACGTGGCGGAGATCTCAAGGCGATCGAAGCCGAGCTGAATGCTCCCGCCATCTCCACCACCGAAACACGCGTAGTGTTTCTACCCCGTGATCCCCAATGGGCCTACGTGTTCTGGGAGATCTCCGATAGCGACCGACAGCGTGCACAGAAAGAAGGGGCTAACCGCCTGTGTTTGCGCCTAGCCGACGTGACTGGCATGCAAGACGGCAATGCCCACCCCCATACGCTTCAGGAAGTTCCCGTCGATAGCCACAGCACCGAGTGGTACCTCCCTGTACCTCTGTGCGACCGCGACTACCGAGTTGAGTTGGGATACCGCATCTCGAACAGTTGGATGTCCTTGGCTTTCTCATCAATTGCCCGGGTTCCTGCGCTCCACCCAAGCGAGCAAATTCTTGATCAGTTCGTGCCGTTCAGCCTGGACGCATCACCGGCTCCCGCTCCTGCTGTTGCTCCCATGCCACCAGCACCAGCGAACGACTCCAGCGATAGTGGCCTTCACGAGCGTCTCTACCAAAGCGCCACCGTTAACTTCCGTCGTCGTCGTGTCGGCTCAGAGGAATTCCAAGAAGCATTCGACGACTCCTCCTCATCCAGTCGTTCTGGCCTCAACGACTCCGGTATTGGCCTTTGGGCCAGCGGACGCAACGAGTCCGGCGTAGGCGGGGTCGCTTCACGTCAGCGTTCGTTCTGGCTGGTCGCCGATGCCGAGTTAATCGTCTATGGAGCGACTGACCCCTCAGCTCGACTCACCATTGGCGGCGAAGAAGTGCCCCTTTCAGCCGACGGAACCTTCCGCATTCAAGTTCCTTTCCGGGATGGCGAGCAGATGTACCCGATTGAAGCCACCGCTGCTGATGGCGAGCAGAAGCGCAACATCACTTTGAACTTCGAGCGTCAAACCCCTGACGACAACAGCAACCCCGCCAGCGAAGCTCGCGCCGAATGGTTCTAAACAACTCCTCAGACCCAAAAGCCCCTTCTGGCTTGCGTTGGTTTGTTGCCCTGACCCCCTTGGCGGGGGCCATGATTTTTCCGATCCTCGTTCCGATTGTGATGACCCGCGTCAGCATCGGAGCTGGAGTTGGTGTTGCCCTAGCACTGAGCTCCTTATGGTTTGTGGCCATGCTGAAAACATCTGAGATGCCCCATTAGGCAGCCTTAGCGTTGAGCTAGGGGAATGCTTTAGGGGTGATCTCTCCGGATGTGCTGAAACTCAGCCAGCTTCTTCTTGGATTGGCAGTCCTTTGTGGCTGCAGCCAACGCGGGATGTTGATTGGAGCGGCTTCCATCAAGCAGCTCAACGTTCCAGACGCAATCGCAGTTGGATTCAACCACCATCAGCACAATCGTTACCAGTCCCCGATCACGGGCGGGTGGCGCGATGGCGACGACATTGAGCAGATCTTGGTACAAGCCATTGAGCTTGCCCAATACGAAATTTTGCTCGCCGTTCAAGAGCTATCGACGCCAACGATTGCAGACGCACTCATCGCTGCCAAGCGTCGCGGGGTGACTGTTCAGGTGATTCTTGAAAACAACTACAGCACCCCCTGGACGGAACAAACACCAAGCCAACTCAAGCCCCATCAACGCCAACGCTGGTATCAGCTGGAGCAGCTAGCTGATCAAAACGGAGACGGAATAACAACTTCAGAGGAAGCCCAACAGGGTGATGCCATTGGGTTGCTGCGAGGGCATCGCATCCCAATCCTGGACGACACAGACGACGGCAGTCGCGGGAGCGGATTAATGCATCACAAATTTGTGGTGATTGATCGGATGGTGGTTCTCACCGGAAGTACCAATTTCACCCGTTCAGGCATGCACGGCGATGCCAACCGAATCAAAACACGCGGCAATGTGAATCACATCCTGCGATTCAAAAGCCATGCGTTGGCAGAACTGTTTCGGCAAGAATTTGAAACCATGTGGGGAGATGGACCGGGGGGAAAGATGGACAGCCGCTTTGGCCTCCAAAAAGAATCCGCTGGCGTCCGCACAGCGATGGTGGGTGCAACCCGCGTGGATGTGTTGTTTGCACCGCACCGAAAACGCGACCTCAACCATGGATTGAACTGGATCGAACAACAGTTGGACGAGGCTGGCAAAACCATCGACATGGCCTTGTTTGTGTTTACGGCACAACAACTCGCTGATGCACTTCAACGGAGGGTGAATGCTGGGCTGCAGATTCGGCTGATTGCCGATCCAAGCTTCGCGAGCCGTTCATTTTCAGAAGTGCTCGATCTTCTTGGCGTGGCTTTACCGGATCGCAACTGCAAACTTGAACAAGACAATCAACCCTTCAACAAAGGCCTCAAGGGCGTAGGAACCCCACGCCTCGCCCGGGGCGACAAGTTGCATCACAAGTTCGCCGTGATCGACAACCACAAAGTGATCACAGGATCCTTCAATTGGAGCCCCTCCGCTGCTCACACCAACGACGAGACCCTGCTGGTGATCCACTCACCGAAGCTTGCTGCGCATTTCACCCGTGAAATGGATCGCCTTTGGGACACCGCTGAACTGGGGATCACACCACACATCCAGCGCAAACTCGACCGTCAACGGATCCGCTGCGGGGATGGGGTGGAGAGGGAGTAAGAAACCTAAGAGGAGGTCAGAGTGGCTTGATCTAAATTCCTAAATCAGCCAATCCCTAGGTCATGAAAACTGTTGTTGGCATCCTCACCGCAGGCTCATTGCTGCTCACAGCAGGCTGTGCAGAACTTCAAGAACTTGCTGAGGAGTACAAGGCAGAGCAGGCAGCGGAAGAAGCAAGCAGAAATCGCATCAGAACTCTCGACTTGGATCAACCGGTCGCCAGCCTGAGCGTTGAAGCGATCGCAGAGGAATTCGATGCCAACTCCGTTATGGCAGAGAATAAATATATGAATCAACCAGTTGAGCTCAGTGGATCAATCGGGAGTATTGACGACTCACTATTTGACGAGAAAAATATCAGCATCACCATCACGGGTGGTGAATACAGCTTCTCTTCAGTGAGCTGCACAAAACCACGCAATGCACCCGAAGTCCGAGAACTTCGCAAAGGCATGAGGGTTGCCGTTCGCGGTGTTGTCACCTCAGAAGAAATGGGAGTGGGTCTGTCCCGTTGCAAGTTCTGGCTGGTCTCTGAGGATCGGTGGATCGGAGACGACCAGAAAAAAAAAGAAGAAAAGAGCCAAAAACAACAAACGACCAAGACTCAATCCCTACAGAGATCCTTCAATAATCGCCAAGAGGAATCTACGGATAGAAACGACAACAATGAACTCGGGCAAGGAAAGACACGCTTTGACTCGTCAACAACAATAGATACTGCAATCTATATGACTCAAGAATGGGTAGAAGCAATGTCTAACAACGATACTCAACGAGCATCTAAATATATGACCGGGGCTGCTGAACGAATGTATGATCCTGCATTCTTCAGGCAATTCGAACGGGTCAATGTTTCAAATCTGACTGTCGATAGCGTAAGTGGGTCTTTTATCAACCTTAATGGGATTATGACCTTTGTCTATCCAGATGGATCAGTTCAAAAAGAGACGAGGACCTTCACCATCTATTCCAAGGATGGATCAGCAGTCGTTACAAATACTGAGTTTGGCAAGGTTGTTGATCCTAGAAACTAAGGGCGTGAAAGCACAAGTCATTAGGTTCGTGAGAAGAAAACAACAGACATCGGAGCAGAACTAGGTTACGACAAAATCAAAAAGCATACGATTCTTGATACAGAGCGGGAAGACACATTTAAATCGTGATGCGTCTTCTGGAAAAGCGGGATTGTCGAAATCTTATCTCAAGACGAAGGACAGAACTCGAAACACAACAGGCGCCTGGACTCAAACAGACGAAAACAAAATGATTACATTTAAAACAGGCTCAATCACTATTTTTCCAAGCTTAGCGCCAAAGGTTAATTAAGAGAATCACACAATCTTCTAGATCAATTCTTCGATAGCAATTTTGCACGGAACGAATCGTGCCCAGGCATTAGGGATTACATTCAGTAAATCTCAAAGCCAGTGGAAAATCAATGGTGATTCAACATTGCTACAGCTCGAGAGAGAGGTACATCAACAAGCTCGTCTAACAGGGAAATCGCAGCTAAGAATCGAAGTCAATGGCTGGATTAAATACCCTCTTTTCAATCCGGCACCGCCAAGCTGGGTCGTGGGCAGTTCAAATATTTCTAGCGAGCGACATCATATTCAATGTCTAAAAAAGCAAATCATTGATGCTTGTCTATGCCCACTCAGCAATCTGCCTGGCGAAGCACAAAATCTAGAAATAATTCCACTCAAACTACCTGCAAACTCAGCCCTAGTGGTGCTCAAAAAAAATGTACACCAAGAGAAAGTTCAGACTCTCGCTAGAATACTCTTGCAAAACTAGTCAAAAAAATACATCTATATAAGAATGCAATTCCGACACCCATCAACTACAATATTTGATAAGGAATAGAAATAAAACCACTGATACACATCAATCGATTGAGACAAGCGTCAGGGCAGAATGGGGCCATGAACGTGACGCTTCCGAGTCGAACACTGCTGCTCCTTGCCCTGGCAGCACCCCTACAAGCCGCTCCGACCTATGTGCCTTGGCCAAGCCAAGGTGTATTGAAAACGCTGCAAAAAGAGGCCTTTCTCTGTTCGCTGAACAACAGCCCAGACCAGTGCGAACGTGCACGCCAAGGTGCCGATGAGCTGATGGATCACCCGCGTCTCCCGGCGATTTGCAAAGACGTTCTTTGGAGACTCGTCAAGGAATCGCGTGTAGCAGCAACCAATAGCTTCCAACGTCGCGATGCGATTGATCAGCCCGCACGCCGTCTAATCGGGGTGTGTAGCGAACCAATCAAACCATCCAAAAAGCCTGCTCTCACTCGCACCTAATCGATCACGATCCATGAACGGTGCCGCTGCCAGACGCATGGCGTACTGAAATGAGACCTCTTGAAGGAAACCTCTTCAAAGAAACCTGTTGTGAAAGCAACCGTCGATCCCCTGGGTTTTAGGGCGCTGTGGTTGATGGCTCGAGCATCAACAGCAGTTGCGTCGAGGTGGTCATCATCTCTCCCATGCTGAGCTCGTTTTCCTCGCCAGCAATGCTGGAGGCCATCACACAGACCGACGTCTCGAGGCCCGCGACATCACAGCTATTGGACAACTGAACGATGGCATTGGAAAGCTTGCCCCTCAGGCACTCTTCTGTTCCCGCCTGCTTCAACACAGCATTGGCGGCTATCAACGCATCACTGGAGGCCTGCTCGAAGGGAATGGCCCGCTTCCAAGACTGAGACGATGCCTGCACAGCCGAACCAGCGACCACGCAACCCAACAGCAGCATCAGAAGCGATCGGGACATAGCTCGAGGAAATTTCCAGGACTCGAGGGTAGCGACGTCAACTGGTCGGCTCCACCTCGGACAATGCCGATCCTGGGTTTAGGTTCCGCGTAATGCCATACCCGTTGAGATGACCAGCGCAACCCCTGCGGAACCGACCCAACGTGAGGTTCATCTCGACAGCCCATTCACCGATCAAAAACCCGGCACCTCTGGCTTGCGCAAAAGCAGCAAGCAGTTTGAACAGCCGAACTACCTCGAAAGCTTCATCGAAGCCGCACTCCGCACACTTCCAGGTACTGATGGGGGCACCTTGGTGGTGGGTGGCGACGGTCGTTACGGCAACGTTCGTGCCATCGACGTGATCCTGCGCATGGCAGCCGCCCATGGGCTGGGAAAAGTAATCGTCACCACGGGCGGGATCCTCTCCACACCGGCGGCATCCCATCTGATCCGTAGCAAAAACGCCATCGGCGGAATCATCCTGTCCGCCAGCCACAATCCAGGCGGCCCCGATGGCGACTTTGGCGTGAAGGTGAACGGTGCCAATGGGGGCCCAACCCCAGCGTCGTACACGGATGCTGTTTTTGAGTGCACCAAAACCCTCAGCCACTATTCCATCGTCGACGCAATGCCGATTTCACTGGAGGGGCCTGGCCAGTACTCGATCGGTGCCATGTCGGTGGAGGTGATCGACGGCGTGGATGACTTCGTGGCGCTGATGCAGCAGTTATTCGATTTCGATGAGATCAAGGGGTTGCTTCGCAACAACTTCCCGCTCGCCTTCGATGCCATGCACGCGGTGACGGGTCCCTACGCGACGCGCATCTTGGAAGGTTTGTTGGGTGCACCTGCCGGCAGCGTCCGCAACGGCGTGCCCCTGGAGGATTTTGGCAAGGGTCATCCCGATCCAAACCTCACCTACGCCCACGACCTGGCAGAGCTCCTACTCCAAGGCGATGGCTATCGCTTTGGCGCAGCCTGTGACGGCGATGGCGATCGCAACATGATCCTGGGGCACCACTGTTTTGTGAATCCCAGTGACAGCCTGGCTGTTCTCACGGCCAATGCCACCTTGGCACCGGCCTATGCGAAAGGATTAGCCGGCGTAGCTCGCTCGATGCCCACGAGCGCTGCCGTGGATGTGGTGGCGAAGGACTTGGGCATCAACTGCTACGAGACACCAACCGGTTGGAAGTTCTTCGGGAATTTGCTCGATGCCGGACAGATCACCCTCTGCGGCGAAGAAAGTTTCGGCACAGGAAGCGACCATGTGCGGGAGAAAGATGGGCTTTGGGCCGTTTTGTTCTGGCTGCAAATCCTGGCCAAACGGCAGTGCAGCGTCGCCGAGATCATGGCGGATCACTGGAAACGCTTTGGGCGTCACTACTACTCACGTCATGACTATGAAGCCGTGGACAGCACCGCCGCCCACGGGCTCTATGACCGGCTCGAGGCCATGCTGCCAAGTCTGAAGGGGCAACCCTTCGCTGGAGGAACCATCCGGGATGCTGACAACTTCAGCTACACCGATCCGATCGATAACTCAGTCACCACGGGCCAAGGCCTAAGGATTCTTTTGGAAGATGGCAGTCGCGTTGTGATTCGCCTCTCAGGCACCGGCACCAAGGGGGCGACGATTCGGGTCTATCTGGAGAGCTATGTAGCCAACAACGGTGACCTCAACCAAGACCCCCAGGTGGCCCTGGGCGAGATGATTCGTGCCATCAATGCTCTTGCGGAAATCGAGGAGCGCACTGGGATGAAGCAACCCACCGTGATTACTTGATCCTGATGAATTGAACCTGATCAATCCATCCAACAAGCTCAGCGTTTCACGCGCTGAGCTTGTTGATGGCGATAGATCGGATCCGATGCGTCCTCCTGGAGTTGACGCATCGACTCGATCGCAAAACCACCGAGCCCACCAGAGGCAATCACCATTAAGTAAAAAAGCCTAAGGCGAAGAATATCGATCTCTGCGGGGGTGTTCTCGATCAAAACTTTGAGGAAGTAAGCCACAGCCGCACCCAGGGCACAACCGATCGCCAAAGCCACTAGTGCACGGGAGCCACTGAAGGGCTTTCGGCTATCGAACTCACTTTTTGAAGTCGGCATTAGCTGGGCAAGGGAGTCGATTGAACCTGAACGGTCTGGCCACCATCGCCATCACCTCCTTCGGGAGGTTTGGCATCGGCCTGCCCCAGAAGGGATTTCATCACCACGTAAAACACGGGCACAACAAGGGTGGACAGGAATGTGGCCACCAACAATCCGCCAAACACCACCAAACCAAGAGACGACTGACTCTGCGCACCGGCACCGCTGGCCAACATCAGAGGGAGGAAACCTGTGAGGGAGGAGATAGCCGTCATCAAAATTGGTCTGAGTCGTGACTTCGCCGAGAACTTCGCCGCTTCTAAGGCCGACTCTCCTTCACCCATTTTTTGATTGGCGAGATCGACGATCAAAATGGCGTTACCGCCAGCAAGACCGATCAACATCACCAGACCGACTTGGGCGTAAATATTGAGAACCTGGCCTGCAGCACCAAGGAACACCAGAGCACCGAGAAGTGCAGTGGGCACCGTAAGCAAGATAATGATTGGATCGCTGTAGCTTTCATATTGCGCGGAAAGAACCAAGAACACCGCCAAGATTCCGAGGGCGAAGATCACAACTGCCAAGGAACCAGCTTTCACTTCCTCCCTTGAAATACCGGTCCAATCGAAGCCCAAGCCCTGGAAGTTTCCTTGGTTAAAAATTTGCTTCATGGCACCAATCGCCTGGCCAGAACTATTACCCGCATTCGGTGTTCCTTCCACCTTGATGGAGCGATACAGATTGAAATGGGGAATCACACTTGGACCAACGGTCTGCTTCACGGTGAAGAACTCAGACAATGGAACCTGCTCACCTTTGTTATTACCGACGTAAATCGACGACAGCTTTTGGGGAGTTGCACGGCTCACATCATTCGCCTGGACATAGACGCGACGAACCTTTCCTTCTTGGAACGTGTCGTTCACATAGGCACCACCAAAATTCACACTGAAGGCCGACATCGCCGTTCCAAAGTCGACACCGACAGAGGCCATCTGGTCACGGTCCACATCAATTTTGTATTGAGGTGCCTGCGGCGAGAAGAGGGAATAAACCCGATTCAAAATCGGATTGCTATTCCCCGCCTGCATGATTTGTTGGGCAGTACCAAAGAATTCGTTTAGTGAATACACACCACTGCTCTGATCGAGAAGCTGGAACTCGAATCCACCTCCAGTTCCGTATCCGGGAATCGAGGGAGGCTCCACCACAAATACCCGTCCTCCATCAATCGCCCCATACATCTTCTGATTGAGGCGCTTCACAATTGCAGCAACGGAATGATCCTTCCCAGGCCTTTCATCCCAATGCTTCATGCCAATAAAGAAGAGACCCTTATTTGGAGCGTTGCCATCAAGGCTGGCGCCACTAAACAATGCAGCAGAAGAAATATCCTCTTCGGAGCGCATCACCTCAGCCACTTGACGGTTGATCGCCAAAGTTTTTTCGTTTGAAACACCATCAGGTGCTTGAACAAAGCCGATGGCATAGCCCTGATCCTCAATCGGTACGAAGCCACCAGGGATACGCGTGAAGGCAAAACCTGTGAGCAAAATGCCCACACCCAAGGCGGCCATCACGATGGGACGTGCCTTGAGAACCATGTCGAGCACCGTGGCGTAACGCTTCTCAAATCCGCTGTAAAAGCGATTGAAATTGGTGAAGATCACCGGAACAAAACCTCCCACCACAAAACCGATCACCGTGAACAACACCACGGGAATTGGATTGGAGAAGAGCACCCCAGTGGAGATCAAACCGACGGCCGCCCCGCCAGCGGCAACGGGAAGACGCAAGGGAAGCCCCGTGATTTGTGAGGCGATGAAACCAACCAAGGCACCCACTGCCATGGGGATTAGGGCAGCAATGGCACCATTGCCAGCACTTAAGAGGCCATACACAAAGCCCAGCGTTACCCCAGCGATGGCGTACTGATGACGCGTGAGCTCCTTTGTTTCACGCGATAACAACAACGCCGACAACATTGGAGAGAATGTGAGGGCGTTGAACGTAGAAATACCGATGGAAAATAAGATCGTTGCTGCAAACTGCTTGTAAATAGTTCCCGTTGCACCTGGGAAAAACAACACTGGCAAGAACACTGCCATCTTCACTAACGATGTAGCAATCACGGCACCAAATAACTCATCCATCGTTTCGATGGCGGCCTGGACCGACGTCAAACCCTCCGC carries:
- a CDS encoding efflux RND transporter permease subunit, whose amino-acid sequence is MSASNNFITRPVLSTVCSLLIVIVGLIAIPILPIENLPDIAPPTVKVQSTYVGADAVAVEQGVTSVLEQQINGVEKMDYITSTSSSDGVSSISVSFDSGTDGNINQVNVQNRVSLAEPQLPEEVRKSGVTVNKASNSILLVYNFVNEDPSQTQYSVETISGYLDKNLTDNVKRVKGVGDVTYFGNRKIAFRLWLDPDKLVANNLSATDIVNQLKSQNRLVPAGKIGGSPAPEGQEFTFTVQLQGRLTTTQEFENIVLRSTGDGGLVRLKDVGRVELGGETYGIDAMDINGTPSVGIAIYQLSGSNAIEVSNGVKNVLEEFEKTLPVGLGVQKIYDTTDFISQSIKGVTNSLRDAVILVVLILFLFLQNWKATLVPAIAIPVALIGTFALVLAFGFSLNQLTLFGLVLATGLVVDDAITVVEDTSAKKAEGLTSVQAAIETMDELFGAVIATSLVKMAVFLPVLFFPGATGTIYKQFAATILFSIGISTFNALTFSPMLSALLLSRETKELTRHQYAIAGVTLGFVYGLLSAGNGAIAALIPMAVGALVGFIASQITGLPLRLPVAAGGAAVGLISTGVLFSNPIPVVLFTVIGFVVGGFVPVIFTNFNRFYSGFEKRYATVLDMVLKARPIVMAALGVGILLTGFAFTRIPGGFVPIEDQGYAIGFVQAPDGVSNEKTLAINRQVAEVMRSEEDISSAALFSGASLDGNAPNKGLFFIGMKHWDERPGKDHSVAAIVKRLNQKMYGAIDGGRVFVVEPPSIPGYGTGGGFEFQLLDQSSGVYSLNEFFGTAQQIMQAGNSNPILNRVYSLFSPQAPQYKIDVDRDQMASVGVDFGTAMSAFSVNFGGAYVNDTFQEGKVRRVYVQANDVSRATPQKLSSIYVGNNKGEQVPLSEFFTVKQTVGPSVIPHFNLYRSIKVEGTPNAGNSSGQAIGAMKQIFNQGNFQGLGFDWTGISREEVKAGSLAVVIFALGILAVFLVLSAQYESYSDPIIILLTVPTALLGALVFLGAAGQVLNIYAQVGLVMLIGLAGGNAILIVDLANQKMGEGESALEAAKFSAKSRLRPILMTAISSLTGFLPLMLASGAGAQSQSSLGLVVFGGLLVATFLSTLVVPVFYVVMKSLLGQADAKPPEGGDGDGGQTVQVQSTPLPS